AAAAACTGGTAAGACATAATTTAGTTTCGCAGTAGTTTAAATGACCCGTCATACgtttaaaagaaaggaaaataagaaaatatttaaaatgtttccgTCAGAAGTGCATGAGCCTTCTGATCTGGGATTCTCCACTAAACTTCAGTGAACGAGCACTACCTCGCACATGTGTGCCAAACAGACAAAGCTCAATTAAACAGGAACGCTATAATTATAATCACACAAGTAAGTCTATTTTTATGATAGCACTGACTGTAAAGAGACTGCAATGGAATAATCCAAATAGCCTAACACAACTCTGTGcttttgttctcatttattttcatttttagtttagtgaatttaacttctgctttaaaagccttatttttgtttttagattgtaatgtaatgtgattttaacccttttttttcaCGATATAAAGGCTTACATGGTTacattaactttatttgttttcatagccTTTAATATGTGTTCTTTTATTGGACAACATTGGGTAAGTGAAAAAGATAGATATTAAattacagatttctttttttttttttttactacaaaaatgaaaataccaagatatatataagatatcGCAAATCGTcccaaaaatacagagaaaatgattttttgtgtccatctcgcccagccctacttaaagctgcagtaggtagcttttgtaaaaatatattttttacatatttgttaaacctgacattatgtcctgacagtagaatatgagaccgataatcggtgaaaaaatcaagctcctctggctcctcccagtgtcctattgccatttgcagaaagccatccgctcccggtaaaaaacaaccaatcagagccgcGTTCcataattttgtttgtgttcaaaatgtagaaaaatgtatataataagcgagtacaccatgaatccattttccaaaccgtgtttttagcttgtcctgaatcactagggtgcacctataataagtgtttatattcagactattttagattgcttcgggggtactgcggcggagtaacccagtacctttgtgattcttcatagacataaacagagagaagtagctccggctacaatgttcttccgcaagatgcaagcagttctgtttattaatcgctagagcgtcaaaagttacctactgcagctttaatcgtagcccatacctaaacttaacaactaccatgcaaactattaataagcagcaaatgagGAGTttgttgaggcaaaagtcatagtcaaTAGTTAGTTAATCTTACgaatcctaaacttttgaactctagtgtagAATGAGCATGTGTCTGTCactgtatttcaaatatatgctgtTGCTATCAGGGGATTTCTTCATTACTATAGACACTATATGCATTATAATAGGCATTACTATAATATTGGAGTCTGACGTCACCTGTGTGCAGGTATGGCTGCTCTGGACAGTCGAGCTTCAGGGAAGATGGGTATGAGAGCTGTAGTTTACTACACCACCACCACTATCATCGCTGTATTCATCGGGATTGTCATGGTGCTCATCATCCACCCGGGAAGAGGCTCTAAAGACGAATTCACCAAACAGGAGAAGATAGAACAAGTCAGTCCAGCAGATGCCTTCCTTGATCTCATCAGGTATGAagttcatatttaattaaaatttgtattacctttgtttttgttttttttataactttatattcatatttttttaacagaaacaTGTTTCCTCCTAATTTAGTGCAAGCATGTACGCAACAGGTAATGTTTTAAAACGAGTTTTTAATGCACAAGTACTACAAAAAATCTAGCTGATAAACACAACCAAGTTACTGTTTCTATTCTCTATACCCTCCTCAGTTTAAAACTCAATATGCCAAGCGAGTGGTCACAGTTAAAGTTCTGGTAAACGAGACATTGTTCAGTTTGAATAACGGGTCGCAGGAACTCAAACGTGAGGAGGTGATACCAGTGCTGGGAACGGTTAATGGCATCAACGCGCTTGGACTCGTGGTCTTCTCCATGTGCTTTGGCTTCATCATTGGGAACATGAAGGAACAGGGTCAACCACTACGGGATTTCTTTGACTGTCTTAATGAAGCCATCATGAGGCTTGTTGCCATTATCATGTGGTGAGTGATTTAGAGTGGAAAAGTTTTCAGCTTTGAGCACATTACCAACTTGGTGTTCAtaaacagagtttttttttttttttaagttcatgaAAACCATATGATAAACAAGGTCATGGCCCGCCAGATTGTTTTTGTGGTTATAATTTCAGACTAACTGAAACAATAGCAATTGAAACATTATGAAATTGGaggaaagagtaaaaaaaattggcacttatataataaataatggaaTAATGAATTACTCTGCTAAGAAACCAACAGAGAAATCAATCTTTTCATTAATTTTGCAGTTAGAAATGGTCTAAAATCTTAATGAATTGTTAGCATTGACTGACAGTTTAAATGGCAACCTAATATAGGTTcagtatatttaatatactgtatatggcaATTTATCAGTCAGAATTTCAATTTGTGTCTCTACATGAACAAAAAATGCTTAATAACTCAATAATTTAGTAAAGACCACAACAACTTAAGTTGTAACTTTAAACCTGGTTGCTTTTGTAgttcattttattatacatttgttcCTAATTTCATGCTTTCACTCTCTGCTAATCATGACTGTATTTGTGTCATAAATATCACAAGAATATTTATGCTAGTTCTTGCCAGTTAAAGTACACACAAAGAAGATTTAATAGCATAAAAACATCAAAGCATGGTTCCCGGTTCATCTAGAATCTGACGGGGCCGAAAAAACGACATGTCATGCAGTAAGGAAGTCAGTTGTGATCACAATAAACGGTTCTGAACGATTCACTGATTGAATGAATCTGATTCAAAACCTGCTAACTCACGGTTGAGTTTGAATCTGTTGTGTGAATCTTTTTTTACTGACTCGATTAAAAAGAATTGATGAAACTGAATCATAAAAATGCCTTAACAACTGTCAGATATTGTGctgttatattataaattattacacaTAGACACGAGACAAAACATGACCATAGAAAAACACTTTATAATCCTAGGTTTTTTCTGTAACGGTAATAAATACCTAATGTGTTTTCCCACCTCAGGTACGCTCCTCTCGGCATACTGTTCCTGATTGCTGGAAAAATTGTTGAGATGGATGATATATCAGAAATGGGAGGCCAGTTGGGCATGTACACCATCACAGTCATCATTGGCCTAATGATACATGCAATCATCGTACTGCCTTCGCTTTACTTCCTTGTGACACGTAAAAATCCATTCGTGTTCATCGCTGGACTTCTGCAAGCCCTGGTCACTGCACTAGGTACCTCATCCAGGTGAgcttttaaattgaaatacatttaaaatgtatatatttcatttaacacAGAGCTTGCTTCATCTCAATATGGATATCACTGAAAATAATGAGAAGATGTAGATTCAGTAGCCGCTCTGAACAATTATATTCAGTAAATGAATCATCAAACGGATTCAAACCAGAAACTTATTGAGCTATGTATTATGGTGAtagttttggtttttgtttcaTCACATTAAGCACTAACTGTGAACTCACATTAATAACacaagtaaatgtaatttattttgcagTAGCAGAGCATGTGAGTTTTACAACATgcttaaaagggttagttcactcaaaaaaatgaaatgcattaatgactcacccatgaattactcaccctcaagtcattctaggtgtatatgactttcagatgaatccagttatattaaaaattgtctttcaagctgtttcaCGGAACTCAGTAGGTGTTgcgtgcatcagtccaaaagaagttaaataaaaagtgcccatccataaaaaaaaagtgtctcatggAGCTCCGAGGGGTGAACAAAGGCTTTCTGtagtgaataaatgcatttttgtaagaaaaatatccatatttaaaacgttataatcactttaatgtagttTGAGCTCACTGTTGTACACGGAAGCAGCTCTGGGCGGATGATGTATGAGGTTGGGATTGCGCATGCTTTGTTCAAAAGTCACGAGTGCAGAAATGCagtggagagatcaaaacaatggtcactaattagaagtttCAAACAAGGATTTGTATAGAAGAATGTCGAAGGATTTTGATATAAGTCAAGAGGAGACTTATATCGAAATAAGTAGCCATGTGAGACTCTTTTTATGGAGGGGCACtttttatttaccgtatttttcggactataagttgcacctaagtataagtcgcatcagtccaaaaatacgtcatgatgaggaaaaaaaacatataagtcgcactggactataagttgcaagaccgccctctcgcggctgtagacgataatgttttctcttggttcttgtcaaattaattttgataaataagttgcacctgactataagtcgcagaatCTGCcagactatgaaaaaaaagtgcgacttatagtccggaaagtATGGTAActtttttttggactgatgcatgaaACACCTGCTCAGtgacattaaacagcttgaaagatcaaagacaattttttttatataactctgactggattcatctgaaagaagaatgtcatatacacctaagatgacttgagggtgagtaatttatgggctaattgtcatttttgggtgaactaaccctttaatatttacACATGCTGTTCATTACATGCTGTTCGTTTATTTTCTCAtttggaacatttatttatttttggtgccTTTTGGACCCTGACAGGCCGTTGTGACTCACCACTAAAAAAGATTGTCAACATTTTGCAACATTTTCCTCTCATGTACATTTTCAAGTTTTAAATACAATGACAATTTATCTCTCCCTAGCTCTGCCACCCTGCCCATCACCTTCAGGTGTCTAGAGGAAAATAACCATGTGGATAAACGTGTAACCCGTTTTGTGCTGCCTGTTGGAGCGACAATAAACATGGATGGCACTGCTCTGTACGAGGCTCTGGCTGCCATCTTCATTGCACAAGTCAATGACATGGATTTGAACTTTGGAGAGATCCTGACCATCAGGTACAGTTAGGacaaaaaagcacatttattgaGTTAAGTCAAGACACCAAAAAACATTTGAACTAATATCATCACAGTACATTAAGACTAT
The sequence above is drawn from the Carassius auratus strain Wakin chromosome 5, ASM336829v1, whole genome shotgun sequence genome and encodes:
- the LOC113073039 gene encoding excitatory amino acid transporter 1-like produces the protein MTQSNGETRLQRSRVQQLRDGITERSQRARNTVQNISTDDVKGCFMRNAFVILTILAVIVGIILGFGLRPYKMSYRQVKYFSFPGELLMRMLQMLVLPLLVSSLITGMAALDSRASGKMGMRAVVYYTTTTIIAVFIGIVMVLIIHPGRGSKDEFTKQEKIEQVSPADAFLDLIRNMFPPNLVQACTQQFKTQYAKRVVTVKVLVNETLFSLNNGSQELKREEVIPVLGTVNGINALGLVVFSMCFGFIIGNMKEQGQPLRDFFDCLNEAIMRLVAIIMWYAPLGILFLIAGKIVEMDDISEMGGQLGMYTITVIIGLMIHAIIVLPSLYFLVTRKNPFVFIAGLLQALVTALGTSSSSATLPITFRCLEENNHVDKRVTRFVLPVGATINMDGTALYEALAAIFIAQVNDMDLNFGEILTISITATAASIGAAGIPQAGLVTMVIVLTSVGLPTDDITLIIAVDWFLDRLRTTTNVLGDSIGAGIVEHLSRHELHATDPEIGNSVVEEIETKKSYQLISQESDCDNAKIRDSETKM